A genome region from Arachis duranensis cultivar V14167 chromosome 8, aradu.V14167.gnm2.J7QH, whole genome shotgun sequence includes the following:
- the LOC107461306 gene encoding ras-related protein RABA5b, protein MEEDGDVGEEYLFKIVLIGDSAVGKSNLLSRFARNEFDTNSKATIGVEFQTQVVEIEGKEVKAQIWDTAGQERFRAVTSAYYRGAVGALVVYDISRRSTFDGIKRWLEELATQNDGTVATMLVGNKCDLENIREVSVEEGKNLAEAEGLFFMETSALDTTNVQIAFETVIREIYDNISRKVLSSDSHKAELSANRVSLVNGAGSKQHQFNFSCCS, encoded by the exons atggaagaagatggAGATGTTGGGGAGGAGTACCTGTTCAAGATAGTCCTAATAGGGGACTCGGCGGTGGGGAAGTCGAACCTGCTTTCGAGGTTTGCGAGGAACGAATTCGACACGAACTCGAAGGCCACGATTGGTGTTGAGTTCCAAACACAGGTGGTAGAAATCGAGGGGAAGGAGGTGAAGGCGCAGATCTGGGACACCGCGGGCCAAGAACGCTTCAGGGCCGTTACCTCTGCATACTACAGGGGCGCCGTTGGTGCTCTCGTTGTCTATGATATCAGTCGCCGGAGCACCTTTGACGGCATCAAGAGGTGGCTTGAAGAGCTTGCTA CTCAAAATGATGGCACTGTGGCAACAATGTTGGTGGGAAACAAGTGTGATTTGGAGAATATCAGGGAGGTTAGCGTAGAGGAGGGAAAAAACCTTGCAGAAGCAGAAGGTTTGTTCTTCATGGAGACTTCAGCACTTGACACTACCAATGTCCAAATAGCTTTTGAGACTGTTATCCGTGAGATTTACGACAACATCAGCCGCAAAGTCCTAAGTTCTGATTCTCACAAGGCTGAATTGTCTGCGAATCGAGTAAGCCTTGTCAATGGAGCGGGATCAAAGCAACATCagttcaatttttcttgttgttcttga
- the LOC127741220 gene encoding uncharacterized protein LOC127741220 — protein sequence MPLVEIAYNNSYHASIRMAPYEALYGRKCQSSLCWYEIGERSLLGPEMITKTTEQIKKIRNRMLIVQSRQKSYTDQRRKPLEFEEGEHVLLKVTPTTRVGRAINTKKLNPRYIGPFEILKRIGLVAYRIALLSYLSNLHEVFHVPQLRNYTPDASHVLEPEAIQVREDLTLPVISVRIDETNIKRIRGKEVSLVKVAWSRAGIEEHTWELESDMRKDYPYLFSGN from the coding sequence atgccattagtggagaTTGCTTATAACAATAGCTATCATGCGAGCATTCGAATGGCTCCATATGAGGCTCTGTATGGCAGGAAATGTCAATCTTCGTTGTGTTGGTATGAAATAGGAGAAAGGAGTTTATTAGGGCCTGAGATGATAACTAAAACGACTGAGCAGATAAAGAAGATTCGTAATCGAATGCTTATAGTCCAAAGCCGCCAGAAGAGCTATACtgatcagaggcgaaagcctTTGGAGTTTGAAGAAGGGGAACATGTCTTATTGAAAGTTACACCAACCACTAGAGTGGGAAGAGCTATTAATACTAAGAAACTGAATCCCCGTTATATTGGACCGTTTGAGATCCTGAAGAGAATTGGACTAGTGGCTTATAGAATTGCCTTACTGTCGTATCTTTCGAACCTACACGAGGTGTTCCATGTGCCACAGCTACGGAATTATACTCCTGATGCAAGTCATGTTCTGGAACCAGAAGCAATCCAAGTGAGAGAAGATCTAACACTTCCAGTAATTTCAGTGAGAATTGATGAAACTAATATTAAACGAATACGCGGGAAGGAAGTATCATTGGTAAAAGTAGCTTGGAGTCGAGCTGGTATCGAGGAACATACCTGGGAGCTCGAATCAGATATGCGAAAGGACTATCCATATCTCTTTTCAGGTAactag